A genomic window from Serratia liquefaciens includes:
- a CDS encoding helix-turn-helix transcriptional regulator has product MQTEALSGPKALGAFLRAHRERITPEMLGLPTAPRRRTSGLRREELAQISGISATWYTWIEQGREVSISPHTLARIAKALRLGHAERHYLFTLARVADPEQEQPHEADNSAVLQSVNQVTVPCYLLDITWNVLAWNPAAESLFCGWLDQTAAPNLLHFMFFHPLAKALVSDWEDRARRVVAEFRAETSHHQNTEEMRAFVRNMTHNSEAFHHWWKQHDVLAREGGERAFTHGQQGELRYRQLTFNPVENGGLKLVMLIPLT; this is encoded by the coding sequence ATGCAAACTGAAGCCTTGTCCGGCCCCAAAGCCCTCGGCGCATTTCTGCGTGCACACCGTGAGCGCATCACGCCGGAAATGCTGGGTTTACCCACTGCTCCCCGCCGTCGCACCAGTGGACTGCGCCGTGAAGAGTTGGCGCAAATCAGCGGTATCAGCGCCACCTGGTATACCTGGATCGAGCAAGGCCGCGAGGTCTCCATCTCGCCGCATACGCTGGCGCGTATCGCCAAAGCACTGCGGTTAGGGCATGCCGAGCGTCACTACCTGTTTACCCTGGCGCGAGTCGCCGATCCCGAACAGGAACAGCCTCACGAAGCCGACAACAGCGCGGTGCTGCAAAGCGTTAACCAGGTGACGGTGCCTTGCTACCTGCTGGATATCACCTGGAATGTGCTCGCCTGGAACCCGGCGGCGGAAAGCCTGTTCTGTGGCTGGCTGGACCAAACCGCCGCGCCCAATCTGCTGCACTTTATGTTTTTTCATCCCTTGGCCAAAGCGCTGGTCAGCGACTGGGAGGACCGGGCACGACGCGTGGTCGCCGAGTTTCGCGCCGAAACCAGCCACCATCAAAATACCGAAGAGATGCGCGCTTTCGTACGCAACATGACGCACAACAGCGAGGCCTTCCATCACTGGTGGAAACAGCATGATGTGCTGGCGCGCGAAGGGGGAGAACGAGCTTTTACTCATGGGCAACAAGGCGAGCTGCGCTATCGGCAACTGACGTTTAATCCGGTGGAAAACGGCGGGCTGAAACTGGTGATGCTGATCCCTCTGACGTAA
- a CDS encoding class I SAM-dependent methyltransferase: MSNSNSHKNAVDRQFGEQANAYLTSAVHAQGKDLQRLAQLLEPYPDARLLDLGCGAGHASFTAAAKVAQVVAYDLSAQMLAVVSQAAVDKGINNIQVQQGVAESLPFEEASFDLVISRYSAHHWHDVGQALREVRRVLKPGGRAIFMDVVSPGHPLLDIYLQTVEVLRDTSHVRNYAPGEWLSLLTEAGLLVRQVTSDRLYLEFSSWVARMRTPEHFVTAIRALQQGVSEEVLQHFAIQPDGSFTSDIMMFEAARG; encoded by the coding sequence ATGAGCAACAGCAACAGCCATAAGAATGCGGTCGACCGCCAGTTTGGCGAGCAGGCCAACGCCTATCTCACCAGCGCAGTGCATGCACAGGGGAAGGATCTGCAGCGACTGGCTCAGTTGCTGGAACCTTATCCCGATGCCAGGCTGCTGGATCTGGGGTGCGGAGCCGGGCATGCCAGCTTTACCGCCGCAGCGAAAGTGGCGCAGGTAGTGGCCTATGATTTGTCGGCGCAAATGCTGGCGGTCGTGAGCCAGGCCGCGGTAGACAAAGGTATCAATAATATTCAGGTGCAGCAGGGCGTGGCGGAATCCCTGCCGTTTGAAGAGGCCAGCTTTGATCTGGTGATTAGCCGTTATTCGGCCCACCATTGGCACGATGTCGGCCAGGCGCTGCGTGAAGTGCGTCGGGTGCTCAAACCGGGTGGCAGAGCCATCTTTATGGATGTGGTCTCACCGGGGCATCCGCTGCTGGATATCTATCTGCAAACCGTTGAGGTGCTGCGTGACACTTCGCATGTCCGCAATTATGCACCGGGCGAATGGCTGAGCCTGCTGACCGAAGCAGGGCTGCTGGTACGGCAGGTGACGTCTGACAGGTTATATCTGGAATTCAGCAGTTGGGTTGCACGCATGCGTACGCCGGAGCATTTCGTTACCGCGATCCGAGCGTTGCAACAGGGGGTTTCTGAAGAGGTGCTGCAGCATTTTGCCATCCAGCCGGACGGCTCATTCACCAGCGACATCATGATGTTTGAAGCGGCCAGAGGCTAA
- the aqpZ gene encoding aquaporin Z, whose translation MSKRLFAEFFGTFWLVFGGCGSAVLAAAFPQLGIGFLGVALAFGLTVVTMAYAVGHISGGHFNPAITVGLFAGGRFAAKDVIPYVIAQVIGGIAAAAVLYLIASGKAGFDPTGGGFASNGYGEHSPGGYSLQSAIVIELVLTAFFLIVIHGVTDKRAPAGFAPLAIGLTLTLIHLISIPVTNTSVNPARSTGVAIFQGTWALQQLWVFWLVPLVGGVIGGLIYRCLLEDKK comes from the coding sequence ATGTCAAAGCGACTTTTTGCCGAATTTTTTGGCACATTTTGGTTAGTGTTCGGTGGTTGTGGTAGCGCAGTATTAGCAGCAGCATTTCCACAACTGGGTATTGGTTTTCTTGGTGTCGCACTCGCATTTGGTCTTACAGTGGTCACCATGGCTTATGCCGTTGGTCATATTTCTGGCGGGCACTTTAACCCGGCCATTACCGTGGGATTGTTTGCCGGTGGTCGCTTCGCCGCCAAAGACGTTATTCCTTACGTGATTGCTCAAGTGATTGGCGGGATTGCCGCAGCGGCGGTGTTGTACCTGATCGCCAGCGGTAAGGCAGGCTTTGATCCTACCGGCGGCGGCTTTGCTTCCAACGGTTATGGTGAACACTCACCGGGCGGTTATTCTCTGCAATCCGCCATCGTCATTGAATTGGTGTTGACCGCATTCTTCCTGATCGTTATTCATGGCGTGACCGATAAGCGTGCACCGGCAGGATTTGCTCCGCTGGCCATTGGTTTGACATTAACCCTGATTCACCTGATCAGTATTCCGGTAACCAATACTTCCGTTAACCCAGCGCGCAGTACCGGCGTGGCAATATTCCAGGGAACCTGGGCATTGCAACAGCTTTGGGTATTCTGGCTGGTACCGTTAGTCGGCGGTGTTATTGGCGGCCTGATTTATCGCTGCCTGCTGGAAGACAAGAAGTAA
- a CDS encoding esterase-like activity of phytase family protein codes for MKIKPVSLLISSLFPLFSYAATDVEVARYVVSFPGGEHVSYQGAFAKNFPQGLPVGIGSGLVFNGREGKDLLLTTLTDRGPNADAPAVGEQEAKIFANPKFVPLLMDIRVGDGKAVASNLRPLHDQQGPISGLPLPAGLIGTTNEVALSDTLKTLESDRRGLDTEGITPDGKGGYWLCDEYGPFLIHIDNQGKILAKYGPTPEQGEQAVAGGLPNIIKWRQPNRGFEGITRLPDGRILAAVQSTLDVDGKSKNKAQFTRLVSFDPASGKTAMYGYPIDVDSYKKAKDAKVGDIVAVDNQHILLVEQGSDKDKQMINKIYLVDLSQASDLTAFDGKGKALEFDDAKDLAKRGVKLAQKREVVDLRKLGWQQEKVEGLSLIDDRTLAVINDNDFGLQAKLVDAQPKAKKISDYQLDKQGSLSLDGKAVSTRIELQPLEKPESLSELWVLTLPQPLK; via the coding sequence ATGAAAATAAAACCGGTTTCGCTGTTAATCAGTTCGTTGTTCCCCCTGTTTTCCTATGCTGCCACCGACGTTGAAGTGGCGCGTTATGTGGTCAGCTTTCCCGGCGGGGAGCATGTGAGTTATCAGGGGGCGTTCGCCAAGAATTTCCCTCAGGGGCTGCCGGTGGGCATTGGCTCGGGCCTGGTCTTCAATGGGCGCGAGGGTAAGGACTTGCTGTTAACGACTTTGACCGATCGCGGCCCGAATGCTGACGCGCCTGCGGTGGGCGAACAGGAAGCGAAAATCTTCGCTAATCCGAAGTTTGTGCCGCTGTTGATGGATATTCGCGTTGGCGACGGCAAAGCGGTCGCCAGCAACTTGCGCCCGCTGCACGATCAGCAGGGGCCGATCAGCGGGTTGCCTTTGCCGGCGGGGTTGATCGGTACAACCAACGAAGTGGCGTTGAGCGATACGCTGAAAACGTTGGAGAGCGATCGACGCGGGCTGGATACCGAAGGCATCACGCCGGACGGTAAAGGTGGTTACTGGCTGTGTGATGAATATGGTCCTTTCCTGATCCATATCGACAACCAGGGCAAGATCCTCGCCAAGTATGGCCCGACCCCTGAACAGGGGGAACAAGCGGTCGCCGGCGGATTGCCGAACATCATCAAGTGGCGCCAGCCGAACCGAGGCTTCGAAGGGATCACCCGTTTGCCGGACGGCCGTATTCTGGCTGCGGTGCAGAGTACGCTCGACGTTGACGGTAAGAGTAAAAACAAGGCCCAATTTACTCGCTTGGTCAGTTTTGATCCGGCCAGCGGCAAAACGGCCATGTACGGCTATCCGATCGATGTCGACAGCTATAAAAAGGCCAAAGACGCCAAGGTGGGTGACATCGTGGCGGTGGACAACCAACACATCCTGTTAGTTGAGCAGGGCAGTGATAAAGACAAGCAGATGATCAACAAGATCTATCTGGTCGATCTCAGCCAGGCTAGCGATCTGACGGCCTTTGACGGCAAAGGCAAGGCGCTGGAGTTTGACGATGCCAAGGATCTCGCCAAGCGCGGCGTGAAGCTGGCGCAGAAACGTGAAGTGGTGGATCTGCGTAAATTGGGCTGGCAGCAGGAGAAGGTAGAGGGCCTGTCGCTAATTGACGATCGCACCCTGGCAGTGATTAACGATAACGATTTTGGCCTACAGGCCAAGCTGGTGGACGCCCAGCCCAAGGCCAAGAAAATTAGCGATTATCAGTTGGATAAGCAGGGCAGCCTGAGCCTGGACGGTAAAGCGGTATCCACCCGCATCGAGCTGCAACCGCTGGAGAAACCGGAATCGCTCAGCGAGCTGTGGGTACTGACGCTACCGCAACCGCTGAAGTAA
- a CDS encoding low temperature requirement protein A, whose amino-acid sequence MSQTLLRVRDGHGASVSFSELLFDLIYVFAVTQLSHYLLHHLTLTGAVETLLLWFAVWLAWQYTAWVTNWFNPDTRPIRILLFGIMLLGLFASSALPQAFGERGLTFALFYVAIQVGRSCVVLNLLPAGHPLKQNFRRILGWMCISAVFWILGGLAEGHNRLLLWALAVLCEYVSPMLGFRLPVLGRSDSSSEWTIEGHHLAERCQLFVIVALGETILITGSTLSEMESWSAPVLIASLVAFLGSLAMWWVYFDTSSKAGSHAISQAENPGQLGANFHYVHVVLVGAIIVCAVANELVIAHPDGHIDNVTAAVLLLGPAIYLLANALYKRLVYHRFPLSHLVGLIALAVLAPIAYLTDLLMVNGLTTLIMVAVAVWESISRGRTPQASDVH is encoded by the coding sequence ATGTCGCAAACCTTACTGCGTGTTCGTGATGGTCATGGTGCTTCGGTTTCGTTTTCGGAACTGCTGTTCGACCTGATTTACGTTTTTGCCGTTACCCAACTTTCCCACTACCTGCTGCACCATCTGACGCTGACCGGCGCGGTGGAAACGCTGCTGCTGTGGTTCGCCGTTTGGCTGGCCTGGCAATACACCGCCTGGGTCACCAACTGGTTTAATCCCGATACGCGCCCTATCCGTATCCTGCTGTTCGGCATCATGCTGTTGGGCCTGTTCGCTTCTTCTGCTCTGCCGCAGGCCTTTGGCGAACGCGGGCTGACGTTTGCGCTGTTTTACGTGGCGATCCAGGTGGGCCGATCGTGCGTGGTGCTGAACCTGCTGCCCGCCGGCCATCCACTGAAACAAAACTTCCGCCGCATTCTTGGCTGGATGTGTATTTCAGCGGTGTTCTGGATCCTTGGCGGGCTGGCGGAAGGTCATAACCGACTGTTGCTGTGGGCCCTGGCAGTATTGTGCGAATACGTTTCGCCGATGCTCGGTTTCCGCTTGCCGGTGCTGGGTCGCTCCGACAGCAGCAGCGAATGGACTATCGAAGGCCATCATCTGGCGGAACGCTGCCAGCTATTCGTGATCGTGGCGTTGGGGGAAACCATTCTGATTACCGGTTCGACCCTTAGCGAAATGGAGTCCTGGAGCGCACCGGTGCTGATAGCCTCACTGGTGGCGTTTCTCGGCAGCCTGGCGATGTGGTGGGTCTATTTCGATACCAGCAGCAAAGCCGGCAGCCATGCTATCAGCCAGGCGGAAAACCCCGGCCAACTGGGCGCCAACTTCCATTACGTGCACGTGGTGCTGGTTGGTGCGATCATCGTCTGCGCCGTTGCCAATGAACTGGTGATCGCCCACCCTGACGGCCATATCGACAATGTAACGGCAGCAGTGCTGCTGCTGGGCCCGGCGATTTATCTGCTCGCCAATGCGCTTTACAAACGACTGGTGTATCACCGTTTCCCGCTTTCGCACCTGGTGGGATTGATCGCTTTGGCGGTATTGGCGCCGATAGCTTACCTCACCGATTTACTGATGGTGAATGGCCTGACCACGCTGATTATGGTGGCCGTCGCGGTGTGGGAGAGTATTTCACGCGGCAGAACGCCACAGGCCAGCGACGTTCACTGA
- a CDS encoding DUF1471 domain-containing protein, with amino-acid sequence MKLLPGIAAVLLAAASFSSFAAPLSSVKQINTEQASGMQSLGVVSVSGISGSPGDAVHALKEKAQADGASSIRIIGLDTPGDSSNWRGNAEIYR; translated from the coding sequence ATGAAACTATTACCTGGCATCGCAGCAGTTCTTTTGGCAGCCGCTTCATTCTCTTCCTTTGCAGCGCCGCTGTCATCGGTAAAACAGATCAATACAGAGCAGGCCAGCGGTATGCAAAGCCTTGGTGTAGTGTCGGTTTCCGGCATTAGCGGTTCTCCGGGCGATGCGGTTCACGCACTGAAAGAAAAAGCTCAGGCGGACGGCGCCAGCAGCATTCGTATTATCGGGCTGGACACCCCGGGGGATTCCAGCAACTGGCGCGGTAATGCGGAAATATACCGCTAA
- a CDS encoding class I SAM-dependent methyltransferase, with protein sequence MLNATRLQLKNHFSYLQQFMASPRTIGTLAPSSPWLCQAMLNQVEWTGALSIAELGAADGVLTKRILGRMRADASLEAFEIQSHFVHQLRKIDDRRLQVMDRSAEEMAGDYDVVFSCLPLLSIPLKISIRILQQAQQRLLARNGTLVLFQYSHLSEKLLSRYFHWKRLRVVRNFPPALVYICTPR encoded by the coding sequence ATGTTAAACGCGACACGGCTGCAACTGAAAAACCACTTTTCCTACCTCCAGCAGTTTATGGCTTCGCCGCGCACCATTGGCACGCTGGCGCCTTCTTCCCCCTGGCTGTGTCAGGCGATGTTGAATCAGGTTGAATGGACCGGGGCGCTGTCGATCGCCGAACTGGGCGCGGCGGATGGCGTGCTGACCAAGCGGATATTAGGCCGGATGCGTGCAGATGCTTCGCTTGAGGCCTTTGAAATTCAATCTCATTTTGTCCATCAGCTACGGAAAATCGACGATCGCCGCCTGCAGGTAATGGATCGTTCGGCTGAAGAGATGGCCGGCGATTATGACGTGGTGTTCTCTTGCCTGCCGTTGCTGTCGATCCCGCTAAAAATCAGCATTCGTATTTTGCAGCAGGCCCAGCAGCGTTTGCTCGCGCGCAACGGCACCCTGGTGCTGTTCCAGTACAGTCACCTGTCGGAAAAGCTGCTGTCCCGTTATTTTCACTGGAAGCGGCTGCGGGTCGTGCGCAACTTCCCGCCGGCGTTGGTTTACATCTGCACGCCGCGTTAG
- a CDS encoding GNAT family N-acetyltransferase, whose product MTQRIIPLAECPQFSDVCAAWAFGQWGSQRGGSLERTRQRFAQCAQPSEDYTTLLVIEDERPLGMASLWPSDDHHRMDLSPWLAGVFVHPDHRRQGIAQRLEAAIVLLARQRNHPLLHLITDKSEALYAGWGWQTIERRRQYDGEVVVMEKRLG is encoded by the coding sequence ATGACCCAACGTATTATTCCATTGGCGGAGTGCCCACAGTTCAGCGACGTTTGCGCCGCATGGGCGTTTGGTCAATGGGGTTCGCAACGCGGCGGTTCACTGGAACGCACGCGCCAACGCTTTGCCCAGTGCGCCCAGCCGAGCGAAGATTACACCACCCTGCTGGTGATTGAGGACGAACGCCCGCTGGGCATGGCCAGCCTGTGGCCGAGCGACGATCATCATCGGATGGACCTTTCTCCCTGGCTGGCCGGCGTATTCGTCCACCCGGATCACCGTCGCCAGGGTATTGCACAGCGGCTGGAGGCGGCCATCGTGTTGTTGGCACGCCAGCGCAATCACCCCCTATTGCACCTGATCACCGATAAATCCGAGGCGCTGTATGCGGGTTGGGGCTGGCAGACCATCGAACGCCGACGGCAATATGATGGCGAAGTGGTGGTGATGGAAAAAAGGCTTGGCTAA
- a CDS encoding ABC transporter substrate-binding protein: MRNSLMLLLFSLLLGGFSAQAKRVTDITGRQVEVPDNPQRIVLGESRMLYTLALLEPGNPAQRIVGWPEDMARFDAQSWQLYTQKFPQIKAIPSISKGNFRQVNIENLIRLKPDLVILARYAKEEGDSDLLLTALSKAGIAVIYVDLRVDLLHNTVPSVRLLGEVLNRQQRAEQFIDFYQQHMAVIQQRLAGYQGPKPKVMLHLHLGRRETCCTTAAHGNLGDLLAFAGGDNIASASIKGVYGELNPETILTANPDIYIATGMAGPQGKRFSDLRLGPLVTQQEADESFRQIMQKQPMLANLKAVKDRQAWSIWHNFYLSPYHVVAVEMFAKAFYPDLFADINPQQTFKQLYQQFLPLPFSGTYWSQLHNE; the protein is encoded by the coding sequence ATGCGCAATTCCCTCATGTTACTGCTGTTTTCCCTGCTGCTTGGCGGTTTTAGTGCTCAGGCGAAAAGGGTCACCGATATCACCGGCCGCCAGGTCGAGGTGCCGGATAACCCGCAGCGTATCGTGCTGGGCGAGAGCCGCATGCTGTATACCCTGGCGTTGCTGGAGCCGGGCAATCCGGCCCAGCGTATCGTTGGTTGGCCGGAAGACATGGCGCGTTTCGATGCGCAGAGCTGGCAGCTCTATACGCAGAAATTTCCTCAAATCAAAGCCATACCCTCTATCAGCAAGGGCAACTTCCGTCAGGTTAACATTGAAAATCTGATCCGGTTGAAACCGGATCTGGTGATCCTTGCCCGCTATGCGAAGGAGGAGGGCGACAGTGACTTGCTGCTAACGGCGCTGAGTAAGGCGGGTATTGCAGTGATCTACGTCGATTTACGGGTCGACTTGCTGCATAACACCGTACCCAGCGTTCGACTGTTGGGCGAGGTGCTCAACCGTCAGCAGCGTGCTGAGCAGTTTATCGACTTCTACCAGCAGCATATGGCGGTGATCCAGCAGCGCCTGGCCGGCTACCAGGGGCCAAAGCCCAAGGTCATGCTGCATCTGCACCTCGGGCGGCGTGAAACCTGCTGCACCACTGCGGCTCATGGCAACCTCGGCGATCTGCTGGCCTTTGCCGGCGGTGACAATATCGCCAGCGCCAGCATCAAAGGGGTTTACGGCGAGCTGAACCCGGAAACCATTCTGACCGCCAATCCTGATATTTACATTGCCACCGGCATGGCCGGCCCACAGGGCAAGCGCTTTTCCGATTTGCGTCTGGGACCGCTGGTTACCCAGCAGGAAGCGGATGAGAGCTTCCGTCAGATCATGCAAAAACAGCCGATGCTCGCCAACCTGAAAGCGGTAAAAGACCGTCAGGCCTGGAGTATCTGGCACAACTTCTACCTTAGCCCGTACCACGTCGTGGCGGTCGAAATGTTCGCCAAAGCGTTTTACCCGGATCTGTTTGCAGACATCAACCCGCAACAGACCTTCAAACAGCTCTATCAACAATTTTTGCCGTTACCTTTTTCAGGGACCTATTGGAGTCAGTTACATAATGAATAA
- a CDS encoding TonB-dependent siderophore receptor, translating into MNNTQRGWWCALPLAACAAVPAIGADKTAEKEKGETLVVVGQASAKGVQSYQPLTSVTGTRTETSLLNVPQAIDVVPQQVIIDQAVSNLDEALNNVSGITQANTLGGTQDAVMKRGFGDNRDGSILRDGVRSVQARNFTPTTERVEVLKGPASMLYGMGEPGGMINMITKKPQLQQHTHVEGWGSSFKGGGGQLDVTGPLGTSGFAYRMIVDHDETDYWRNFGRNRQTVIAPSLMWFGESTTVRVAYEHMEYLVPFDRGTIIDSRTGKPVNTPRDRRFDESYNATRGDQDSVTLQVDQVLNESWKSSLTYAYSRNSYSDNQARALALDPVNGKLTRQADSTAHAVSHANAVQLTLNGDVDWGSINHQMLFGFDFEDNRTYRGDMIRGTKNSDFDIYNPVYGLMPTSNAVNAKDSDQRENLTSYGWFMQDSVQLTDKWLVMGGLRYDAFDVFAGKGRPFVTNTDSSDSKLVPRLGGVYKLTPYVSLYSSYTESFKPNSSIASQIGSLPPEQGKAWEVGSKVELPNGVTGTLALFDITKRNVMVSELVDGETVTRTAGRVRSQGVELDVAGNITDSLSMIGSYAYTDARVVDDPDNKGKEMTNVARHTASLFLTQDLGSPGLYSGDNVRIGAGARYVGRRPGDTANSFTLDNYTVADAFAAYTMPVQGYRVKWQLNVKNLFDKTYYPSSGNKLRVAIGEPREVVLRASVDF; encoded by the coding sequence ATGAATAATACCCAGCGTGGCTGGTGGTGCGCACTGCCTCTGGCGGCCTGTGCGGCTGTACCGGCGATCGGCGCCGACAAAACCGCCGAAAAAGAAAAAGGGGAAACCCTGGTGGTGGTCGGCCAGGCATCGGCGAAGGGCGTGCAAAGTTACCAGCCGCTGACCAGCGTGACCGGCACCCGAACCGAGACCAGCCTGCTGAACGTGCCGCAGGCTATCGACGTGGTGCCACAGCAGGTGATTATCGATCAGGCGGTCAGCAACCTCGATGAAGCGCTAAATAACGTCAGCGGCATTACCCAGGCGAACACCCTGGGCGGCACCCAGGACGCGGTGATGAAGCGCGGTTTTGGCGATAACCGCGACGGCTCCATTCTGCGTGACGGCGTGCGTTCGGTACAGGCCCGCAACTTTACCCCGACCACCGAACGGGTTGAGGTGCTGAAAGGCCCGGCTTCGATGCTTTACGGCATGGGTGAACCCGGCGGGATGATCAACATGATCACCAAAAAGCCGCAGTTGCAGCAGCATACCCACGTGGAAGGCTGGGGCAGCAGCTTCAAGGGCGGCGGTGGCCAGTTGGACGTCACCGGGCCGCTTGGCACCTCCGGGTTCGCCTATCGGATGATTGTCGACCACGATGAAACCGACTACTGGCGCAACTTTGGCCGTAACCGCCAAACGGTGATTGCGCCGTCGCTGATGTGGTTCGGTGAGAGCACCACGGTACGCGTCGCCTACGAACATATGGAATATTTAGTGCCCTTCGATCGTGGCACCATTATTGATTCGCGTACCGGCAAACCCGTGAATACGCCGCGCGATCGTCGCTTCGACGAAAGCTATAACGCCACGCGTGGCGATCAGGACAGCGTCACCCTGCAGGTTGATCAGGTGCTGAATGAAAGCTGGAAAAGCTCTCTGACCTACGCCTACAGCCGCAACAGCTACAGCGATAATCAGGCGCGTGCGCTGGCTTTGGATCCTGTAAACGGCAAACTGACGCGTCAGGCCGACTCCACCGCCCATGCCGTCAGCCATGCCAATGCGGTACAACTGACGCTCAATGGCGACGTTGACTGGGGCAGTATCAACCACCAGATGCTGTTCGGGTTTGATTTTGAAGATAACCGCACCTACCGCGGCGACATGATCCGCGGCACCAAGAACAGCGATTTCGATATCTATAACCCGGTGTATGGCCTGATGCCGACCTCGAACGCCGTCAATGCCAAAGACAGCGACCAGCGTGAAAATCTCACCAGCTACGGCTGGTTTATGCAGGATTCCGTTCAACTGACCGATAAATGGTTGGTGATGGGCGGGCTGCGCTATGACGCCTTTGACGTTTTTGCCGGTAAAGGGCGGCCGTTTGTCACCAATACCGACAGCTCCGACAGCAAGCTGGTGCCGCGCCTTGGGGGGGTCTACAAACTGACGCCATATGTGTCGCTGTACAGCAGCTACACCGAGTCGTTCAAGCCAAACTCCTCCATTGCCAGCCAGATTGGCTCGCTGCCGCCGGAACAGGGCAAGGCCTGGGAAGTGGGCAGCAAGGTTGAACTGCCCAATGGCGTCACCGGGACCCTGGCGTTGTTCGACATCACCAAACGCAACGTAATGGTCAGCGAACTGGTGGATGGCGAAACCGTCACCCGAACCGCCGGGCGCGTACGCTCGCAGGGCGTGGAGCTGGATGTTGCCGGCAATATCACCGATTCGTTAAGCATGATCGGTTCTTATGCTTATACCGACGCACGGGTGGTGGACGATCCGGACAACAAGGGCAAGGAGATGACCAACGTGGCACGTCATACCGCCTCGCTGTTCCTGACGCAGGATCTGGGGTCCCCAGGGCTTTACAGCGGGGACAACGTACGTATTGGCGCAGGGGCGCGTTATGTGGGCCGCCGTCCAGGCGACACCGCCAACAGTTTCACTCTCGATAACTACACCGTTGCCGACGCCTTCGCCGCTTACACCATGCCGGTGCAGGGGTATCGGGTGAAATGGCAATTGAACGTGAAGAACCTGTTCGACAAAACCTATTACCCTTCCAGCGGCAATAAATTGCGCGTAGCGATAGGGGAACCGCGAGAAGTGGTGCTGCGCGCCAGCGTCGACTTCTGA
- a CDS encoding GNAT family N-acetyltransferase, producing the protein MSLQIRLAQPQDIAQLMAVEHSAAQLFRQQPAWRFIAEGPVMSSDRHADFIQRQHEWLAESAAGEVAGFIAVVPQSQDWHIAELSVGANWQRQGIGRRLLIEVAAQAALLGAQRLTLTTFIDVPWNAPYYRRLGFMPIAAGRLSPSLRAGLAEEVAQGFAAGSRCAMEFTLS; encoded by the coding sequence ATGAGCCTGCAAATCCGGTTAGCGCAGCCGCAGGATATCGCCCAGTTGATGGCGGTTGAGCACTCGGCAGCCCAGCTGTTCCGCCAACAGCCGGCCTGGCGTTTTATCGCCGAAGGCCCGGTGATGAGTTCCGATCGGCATGCCGATTTTATTCAGCGACAGCACGAGTGGCTGGCTGAAAGTGCGGCGGGGGAGGTTGCTGGCTTTATCGCCGTCGTGCCGCAATCGCAGGATTGGCACATCGCCGAGCTGTCGGTGGGCGCCAACTGGCAGCGTCAGGGCATTGGGCGCCGCTTGCTCATCGAGGTTGCGGCGCAGGCCGCATTATTGGGCGCACAGCGCCTGACGTTAACCACTTTTATTGATGTGCCCTGGAATGCGCCTTATTACCGGCGCCTGGGGTTCATGCCGATAGCCGCCGGGCGGCTCAGTCCGTCGTTGAGGGCGGGGTTGGCGGAAGAGGTGGCGCAGGGTTTTGCCGCAGGCAGCCGCTGTGCCATGGAATTTACACTATCGTAA
- the aroL gene encoding shikimate kinase AroL gives MTQTIFMVGARGAGKTTVGSALALALGYQFTDTDLFMQQTTQMSVAEMVANEGWLGFRRRESNALQTVTQPSTVVATGGGAILAEENRQFMRQHGTVIYLRAPAEVLAQRLEEYPQDAQRPTLTGRPIAEEMLEVLAAREALYQETAHYVMDGTGNPQQVVEKILAVLQRETVK, from the coding sequence ATGACACAAACCATTTTCATGGTGGGCGCTCGCGGCGCCGGTAAAACCACGGTGGGCAGTGCACTGGCGTTGGCGCTGGGCTATCAATTCACCGATACCGATCTGTTTATGCAACAGACCACGCAGATGAGCGTGGCGGAAATGGTCGCAAACGAAGGCTGGTTGGGTTTTCGCCGCCGTGAAAGCAATGCTCTGCAAACCGTTACTCAACCGTCAACTGTAGTTGCCACCGGCGGCGGCGCGATCCTGGCGGAAGAGAACCGTCAATTTATGCGTCAGCACGGCACCGTTATTTACCTGCGCGCTCCGGCCGAGGTGTTGGCTCAGCGGCTGGAAGAATATCCGCAAGACGCGCAGCGCCCCACGCTGACAGGGCGTCCAATCGCCGAAGAGATGCTGGAAGTGCTGGCCGCACGCGAGGCCTTGTATCAGGAGACCGCGCACTACGTGATGGACGGTACCGGAAATCCACAGCAGGTGGTCGAAAAGATCCTGGCCGTGCTGCAGCGGGAAACGGTAAAGTAA